A region of Candidatus Liberibacter africanus PTSAPSY DNA encodes the following proteins:
- the surE gene encoding 5'/3'-nucleotidase SurE: MRILLTNDDGIKSEGLIALENIARSISNDIWICAPEMDQSCLSNSLTISKSLACRKISNQRFAVRGTPVDCVIVALQKMGDKRPDLILSGVNIGTNTSNHVAYSGTLAAAFEGSLQGIRSFALSQAYTNENMIPWEVAKTHAPNILHQLLKFNNIPNSTLFNINFPHCSPKDVEKIVITKQEHPCFSLDAQQISENHNITNYSLEFRDHPRDLCEDSDAFAIKHNMISVTPIKTDLTDYNSQQHMAISLEK, translated from the coding sequence ATGAGAATTTTATTAACAAATGACGATGGCATTAAATCTGAAGGATTAATAGCATTAGAAAATATAGCTAGAAGCATCTCAAACGATATCTGGATATGTGCTCCCGAAATGGATCAAAGCTGCTTATCAAATTCTTTGACAATATCCAAAAGCCTAGCTTGTCGTAAAATCAGCAATCAACGCTTTGCAGTCCGCGGGACGCCAGTTGATTGCGTCATTGTAGCTCTTCAAAAAATGGGGGACAAAAGACCAGATTTAATATTATCAGGAGTGAATATCGGAACCAATACCTCTAATCACGTAGCGTATTCTGGAACATTAGCAGCTGCATTTGAAGGAAGTTTACAAGGAATTCGTTCATTTGCTCTAAGCCAAGCCTATACCAATGAAAACATGATTCCCTGGGAAGTAGCAAAAACGCATGCACCGAATATTTTACACCAGTTACTAAAATTCAATAATATTCCAAATAGCACTCTATTTAACATTAATTTTCCTCATTGCTCTCCAAAAGACGTGGAAAAAATAGTCATCACGAAACAAGAGCACCCCTGCTTTTCACTTGACGCACAACAAATATCTGAAAATCATAATATAACTAACTATTCCTTAGAATTTCGTGATCATCCAAGAGATCTATGTGAAGATTCTGATGCCTTTGCTATAAAACATAATATGATTTCGGTAACTCCCATCAAAACCGATCTTACAGATTATAATTCTCAACAGCATATGGCTATATCACTTGAAAAATGA